One Campylobacter concisus DNA segment encodes these proteins:
- a CDS encoding 4Fe-4S dicluster domain-containing protein: MKKYMMIHDENLCIGCQGCSVACRSANNVPRGLYRLQVHAKMSGTFPNLKTDFLRQSCVMCEDAPCVEVCPTGASFKTKDGVTLVDHKICVSCKYCILACPYDARFVLPDGEIGKCTFCYESRLEEGKDPACVSVCPTNALTFGDINDENSKVSKLLKESKYYLPKEELKTKPLLAMIANTKGAHNE; this comes from the coding sequence ATGAAAAAATATATGATGATACATGATGAAAATTTATGCATCGGCTGTCAAGGCTGCTCGGTAGCTTGCAGAAGTGCAAATAACGTGCCAAGGGGACTTTACCGCTTGCAAGTGCATGCAAAGATGAGTGGGACATTTCCAAATTTAAAGACCGACTTTTTACGTCAAAGCTGCGTTATGTGCGAAGATGCACCTTGTGTTGAGGTTTGCCCAACTGGAGCTAGCTTTAAGACAAAAGACGGCGTGACTTTAGTTGATCACAAGATTTGCGTTAGCTGCAAATACTGCATCCTAGCCTGTCCATACGATGCACGTTTTGTGTTGCCTGATGGTGAGATAGGTAAATGTACATTCTGCTATGAGAGCAGGCTAGAAGAGGGCAAAGACCCAGCTTGTGTTAGCGTCTGCCCTACAAATGCCCTAACTTTTGGCGATATCAATGATGAGAATTCTAAAGTATCAAAACTACTAAAAGAGTCAAAATACTACTTGCCAAAAGAGGAGTTAAAGACAAAACCTCTACTTGCAATGATCGCAAACACAAAAGGAGCACACAATGAATAG
- a CDS encoding aspartate ammonia-lyase yields MATRKEHDFIGELEISDEFYYGIQTFRATENFHMSGRTLKEYPYFVKAFAQIKKAAALANKEVGVLDPKIADALAKAADRVIAGEFLDQFVVDMVQGGAGTSTNMNSNEVITNIALESLGHKKGEYQYIHPNDHTNLGQSTNDTYPSSIKVATYAKLTDLLAAMNLLKDELEKKAKEFKDIIKMGRTELEDAVPTTLGNTFNAFASYIKSDIEKITAARESMTHLNMGATAIGTGINCHPEYKNVVVKKLKEITGVDFKKADDFIAATQDTADFVHVSGALKTAAVRLSKIANDLRLMNSGPRCGLGEINLPQMQPGSSIMPGKVNPVIAEVVGEACYEVIGNDVTIMLCSERGEFELNAFEPGIAYALFNSIFILENAMKTLAQKAIKKLTANPEACLKSVLGSVGIVTAFNPYIGYEKSASIAKEALQTGKAVGDICLERGYLSKEEIDKILEPKNMLNPSMVK; encoded by the coding sequence ATGGCAACCAGAAAAGAACATGATTTTATTGGCGAGTTGGAAATTTCTGACGAATTTTACTATGGTATCCAAACATTTAGGGCTACTGAGAATTTTCACATGAGTGGTAGAACACTAAAAGAGTATCCATACTTCGTAAAGGCATTTGCACAGATTAAAAAAGCTGCTGCGCTTGCAAATAAAGAGGTTGGCGTTTTAGATCCAAAGATAGCTGATGCTTTGGCAAAAGCTGCTGATAGAGTAATAGCTGGCGAGTTTTTAGATCAATTTGTCGTTGATATGGTTCAAGGTGGTGCAGGAACAAGTACAAATATGAACTCAAACGAGGTCATCACAAACATCGCACTTGAGAGCCTTGGTCACAAAAAAGGCGAGTATCAATATATCCATCCAAATGATCACACAAACCTTGGACAAAGTACAAATGATACTTATCCAAGCTCTATTAAAGTAGCAACTTATGCAAAACTTACTGACTTGCTTGCTGCTATGAATTTACTAAAAGATGAGCTTGAGAAAAAAGCAAAAGAATTTAAAGATATCATTAAAATGGGTAGAACAGAGCTTGAAGATGCTGTCCCTACAACACTTGGCAACACTTTTAACGCATTTGCAAGCTATATCAAAAGTGACATTGAAAAGATCACAGCTGCTCGTGAGTCAATGACGCATCTAAACATGGGCGCAACTGCGATAGGTACAGGCATCAACTGCCACCCAGAGTATAAAAATGTAGTTGTTAAAAAACTAAAAGAGATTACTGGGGTTGATTTTAAAAAGGCTGATGACTTCATCGCTGCTACACAAGACACTGCAGACTTCGTTCACGTAAGTGGTGCGCTTAAAACCGCCGCTGTTAGACTTTCTAAAATTGCAAACGACTTAAGACTAATGAACTCAGGTCCAAGATGCGGTCTTGGCGAGATAAATTTACCTCAAATGCAACCAGGCAGCTCAATCATGCCAGGTAAGGTAAATCCAGTTATCGCTGAGGTTGTAGGTGAAGCGTGCTATGAAGTAATCGGCAACGACGTAACTATCATGCTTTGCTCTGAAAGAGGCGAATTTGAGCTAAATGCGTTTGAGCCAGGCATCGCTTATGCACTATTTAACTCTATATTTATCCTTGAAAATGCTATGAAAACACTAGCCCAAAAAGCTATCAAAAAACTTACAGCAAACCCTGAGGCTTGCCTAAAATCAGTTCTTGGCTCAGTTGGTATCGTAACAGCATTTAACCCATATATCGGTTACGAAAAATCAGCAAGTATCGCTAAAGAAGCGCTTCAAACAGGCAAAGCAGTTGGCGATATCTGCCTAGAGAGAGGCTATCTAAGCAAAGAAGAGATCGATAAGATTTTAGAGCCTAAAAATATGCTAAATCCGAGCATGGTTAAGTAA
- the exbB gene encoding TonB-system energizer ExbB, translated as MELLKHNIDYIIIGILGVMSFFVLWYTIERIIFYSRVNINGYANIETLEEALTKNLTTLYIIYSNAPYIGLLGTVAGIMITFYDMGMAGGIDTKSIMIGLSLALKATAFGLLVAIPTLMIYNGFVRKVDVMINRYKAKNASK; from the coding sequence ATGGAACTTTTAAAACACAACATTGACTATATAATCATCGGTATTTTGGGCGTTATGAGCTTTTTTGTGCTTTGGTATACGATAGAGCGTATCATTTTTTACTCACGCGTTAATATAAATGGTTACGCAAACATAGAAACTCTTGAAGAGGCGCTGACAAAAAATTTAACCACACTTTACATCATCTACTCAAATGCCCCATATATCGGACTTCTTGGCACGGTTGCTGGCATAATGATCACATTTTACGACATGGGTATGGCTGGCGGCATCGATACAAAAAGTATCATGATAGGTCTATCTTTGGCACTAAAAGCGACCGCATTTGGCCTACTTGTGGCGATCCCGACGCTTATGATCTACAACGGCTTTGTTAGAAAAGTCGATGTCATGATAAACAGATACAAGGCCAAAAATGCGTCTAAATAA
- a CDS encoding anaerobic C4-dicarboxylate transporter, translating into MDIMLILQIIVLFGGIYLGVKLGGMGVGYAGGLGVVILALLGMKVDMKDIPMDVILIIASVISAITALQVAGGLDYLVQVATKILRKNPKQINFLAPIVTYFLTILAGTGHTAFSMIPVIVEVAKTQNIKPSAPLALSVVSSQVAITASPISAAFVAMSGLCEKLGVSYPVLLFICISTTFVAMIITAFIINKFYDLDLSKDPIYQDRLAKGLVAEVKDVEYHEPKPYAKRSVAIFAVGVLIVVCYALYISKSLGLVEKPILSRDAAIISFMLTIGFTIAVACKVETGKLLSTSTFQSGMNACICVVGIAWLGTTFVNGHLDAIKEAAKDFVTQYPFILAVALYFLSCLLYSQAATTKVMMPAVAAALGMTSPENSGQIWILVASFAAVSGLFVLPTYPTTLGAIAMDDTGTTRVGKFVFNHSFFIPGTIMVALSVILGFIVAPVLI; encoded by the coding sequence ATGGATATAATGCTGATCTTACAGATTATAGTCCTATTTGGCGGCATCTATCTTGGTGTCAAACTAGGTGGTATGGGCGTTGGCTACGCAGGTGGTCTGGGCGTTGTGATACTTGCTTTACTTGGTATGAAAGTCGATATGAAAGACATCCCTATGGATGTTATCTTGATCATCGCTTCAGTTATCTCAGCGATCACAGCTTTGCAAGTTGCTGGCGGACTTGACTATTTAGTTCAAGTAGCAACAAAAATTTTACGCAAGAATCCAAAACAAATCAACTTTCTTGCTCCGATAGTTACTTACTTTTTAACTATCCTTGCAGGAACTGGACACACTGCGTTTTCTATGATCCCTGTTATCGTTGAGGTTGCAAAAACACAAAACATCAAACCTTCAGCTCCACTTGCGCTTTCAGTTGTCTCTTCTCAAGTAGCGATCACTGCAAGCCCTATCTCAGCTGCTTTTGTTGCTATGAGTGGTCTATGTGAGAAGCTAGGTGTTAGCTATCCAGTGTTGCTATTTATTTGTATATCAACTACATTTGTGGCTATGATTATCACTGCGTTTATTATCAATAAATTTTACGATCTTGACCTTTCAAAAGATCCTATCTATCAAGATAGACTTGCAAAAGGTTTGGTTGCAGAGGTTAAGGATGTCGAGTATCACGAGCCAAAACCATACGCAAAAAGATCAGTTGCTATCTTTGCAGTTGGTGTTTTGATCGTTGTTTGCTATGCGCTATATATCTCAAAGAGCTTAGGTCTTGTAGAAAAACCTATCCTTTCAAGAGATGCAGCTATCATTAGCTTCATGCTAACTATCGGCTTTACGATAGCAGTAGCATGCAAAGTTGAGACAGGCAAACTTCTATCAACTAGCACTTTTCAAAGTGGTATGAATGCGTGCATCTGCGTTGTTGGTATCGCATGGCTTGGTACTACATTTGTTAATGGACACCTTGACGCTATCAAAGAGGCTGCAAAAGACTTCGTTACTCAGTATCCATTTATCCTAGCTGTTGCGCTTTATTTCTTAAGCTGCTTGCTATATTCACAAGCTGCTACAACAAAGGTTATGATGCCTGCTGTTGCTGCTGCTCTTGGTATGACTAGCCCTGAAAATTCAGGTCAAATTTGGATCCTTGTAGCTTCATTTGCTGCAGTTTCTGGTCTATTTGTATTGCCAACATATCCTACAACACTAGGTGCGATAGCGATGGACGATACAGGAACTACAAGAGTTGGTAAATTTGTATTTAACCACTCATTCTTCATCCCAGGAACTATAATGGTTGCATTATCAGTTATCCTTGGATTTATAGTAGCTCCAGTTCTTATATAA
- the phsA gene encoding thiosulfate reductase PhsA → MYKRQAASSLSGGALQGAANGGEKHVHSFCEMCSSRCPIEAKVIDGKVRFLSGNPKAGGTATSLCARGGSGLSQLYDENRIKKPLIRAGERGENKWREVSWDEALDYVASKMLEIKQKYGPESFVFTCKSSQTHKLMVNFASAYGSPNCFSHFSCCPITYQMVCEQMYGIAKLKRDFANAKYVVNFGHNLFEGIVIADAKKLAKFAASKDTKLLVLEPRFSVVASKADEWLPVKPGTDLAFVLALINTWIQNGTYDKEFIEKFTTGFDEIVKSVEGKTPEWQETITGIKASDVRRIADEIYKAAPRVIFDFGHKTTTTRAEYMRTKAIMVANAMMGNWEVKGGLFGGKNAKTFNKLVGEDKFPVLKNPDEKFKVPKVTRLDFAGEAGVHKFVNRKHGVLMDIDNAILNEKPYAIKGWFNIRFNHLINVAETMKSIEAMKKLELIVVSDVYLNDMATFADVILPESSYLERDEGIEDKSGLKPAYMIRNKVVDPVSDTKDGAFIFRELARRMKIDELYTWNDIREFRMQQAGGDVNLLAALEKDGFITWDEPGILFREKGMIDKFVAKYPVAAKFVGENGLMDDMAKLKTKSGKIELFLPDVEAQFAGYGALNDKDMDTFDGHELCLTCGKTPVHTNGHTQAVPFLNDLMSDSPIWINPNTAKKQNLRDGDTVLVKNKFGEQKGKLMVTDGIREDTLFIYHGFGHITPGLKTINHVGLNTSVLLDPAEGPVAATMVTNVGVSISKA, encoded by the coding sequence GTGTATAAGAGACAGGCTGCATCATCTCTATCAGGTGGTGCTTTGCAAGGTGCTGCAAATGGAGGCGAAAAACACGTTCATAGCTTTTGTGAGATGTGCTCTTCAAGGTGTCCTATCGAAGCAAAAGTCATTGATGGCAAAGTTCGCTTTTTAAGTGGCAATCCAAAAGCTGGTGGCACGGCAACCTCTCTTTGTGCAAGAGGTGGCTCAGGCTTAAGTCAGCTCTATGATGAAAATAGGATCAAAAAGCCATTAATCAGAGCTGGTGAGAGAGGCGAAAATAAATGGCGTGAGGTTAGCTGGGACGAGGCGCTTGACTATGTCGCCTCAAAGATGCTTGAGATCAAGCAAAAGTATGGCCCTGAAAGCTTTGTCTTTACCTGTAAAAGCTCGCAAACGCACAAGCTAATGGTAAATTTTGCCTCAGCTTATGGCTCGCCAAACTGCTTTTCACACTTTTCATGCTGTCCGATCACCTATCAAATGGTCTGCGAGCAGATGTATGGCATAGCTAAGCTAAAAAGAGACTTTGCAAATGCAAAATACGTTGTAAATTTTGGCCACAACCTCTTTGAGGGTATCGTCATAGCTGATGCTAAAAAGCTTGCTAAATTTGCAGCTAGCAAGGATACAAAGCTACTTGTGCTTGAGCCAAGATTTAGCGTTGTGGCTTCAAAGGCCGATGAGTGGTTACCAGTTAAACCTGGCACCGACCTTGCCTTTGTGCTAGCGCTTATCAACACTTGGATACAAAATGGTACTTACGATAAAGAATTTATAGAAAAATTTACAACTGGCTTTGATGAGATTGTTAAAAGCGTAGAGGGCAAAACGCCTGAATGGCAAGAGACAATCACTGGCATAAAAGCAAGTGATGTTAGACGCATCGCTGATGAAATTTATAAAGCTGCTCCAAGAGTTATTTTTGATTTTGGGCATAAGACAACTACCACAAGAGCTGAATACATGAGGACAAAAGCCATCATGGTGGCAAATGCGATGATGGGCAACTGGGAGGTTAAAGGTGGTCTTTTTGGTGGCAAAAATGCAAAGACCTTTAACAAACTAGTTGGCGAGGATAAATTCCCAGTTCTTAAAAACCCAGATGAGAAATTTAAAGTGCCAAAAGTTACCAGACTAGACTTCGCTGGCGAGGCTGGAGTGCATAAATTTGTAAACAGAAAACATGGCGTTTTGATGGATATAGATAACGCTATCTTAAACGAGAAGCCTTACGCCATAAAAGGTTGGTTTAACATCCGCTTTAACCACCTCATAAACGTGGCTGAGACGATGAAGAGCATAGAGGCGATGAAGAAGCTTGAGCTCATCGTAGTGAGCGATGTTTATCTAAACGATATGGCGACCTTTGCTGATGTCATATTGCCTGAGAGCAGCTACCTAGAACGCGACGAGGGCATAGAGGACAAGTCAGGTCTAAAACCAGCTTATATGATAAGAAATAAAGTCGTCGATCCAGTTAGCGATACGAAAGATGGGGCGTTTATCTTTAGAGAGCTAGCACGCCGCATGAAGATAGATGAGCTTTACACTTGGAACGATATACGTGAGTTTAGGATGCAACAAGCCGGCGGAGATGTAAATTTACTTGCCGCACTAGAAAAAGATGGCTTTATCACGTGGGACGAGCCGGGAATTTTGTTTAGAGAAAAAGGTATGATCGATAAATTTGTCGCTAAATATCCAGTAGCTGCTAAATTTGTAGGAGAAAATGGCCTAATGGACGATATGGCCAAACTTAAAACAAAAAGCGGCAAGATAGAGCTATTTTTACCTGACGTTGAGGCGCAGTTTGCAGGATATGGCGCGCTAAATGACAAAGATATGGATACATTTGACGGACACGAGCTTTGCTTAACTTGTGGCAAAACACCTGTCCATACCAACGGCCACACTCAGGCAGTGCCATTTTTAAATGACCTTATGAGTGATAGCCCTATCTGGATCAATCCAAACACCGCTAAAAAGCAAAATTTACGTGACGGCGACACGGTCTTAGTCAAAAATAAATTTGGCGAGCAAAAGGGCAAGCTTATGGTGACTGATGGCATTAGAGAAGATACGCTCTTTATCTATCACGGTTTTGGACACATCACACCAGGCCTAAAAACTATCAACCACGTTGGCTTAAATACAAGCGTGCTTCTTGACCCAGCAGAGGGCCCAGTAGCTGCAACTATGGTTACAAATGTTGGCGTTAGCATAAGTAAAGCGTAA
- a CDS encoding energy transducer TonB has protein sequence MHVAAAYFLLSHNFSEVKIGEQKPIKIALNSFTPVPQTSAPQISEQVMIPEPTPPAPPKPEPKPEPKVEPKPLPKPEPKKIEKPKPEPKKVEKKPLPKPEPKKVEPKELKEVTKLQKELLNNKSVADLEATASGSTATPAPAVNSNLPANNKSIASAPAQKVAQELNLSNAQSDEDFSKVIAAVKKHKNYPNNARRMKHQGVVEVRFLLKTDGSIDELKVTKSSGFESLDNGALENVKKASSEFPKPKEARYLRFPIAFTLR, from the coding sequence GTGCATGTAGCGGCGGCTTATTTTTTGCTTTCACATAACTTTAGCGAGGTAAAGATAGGCGAGCAAAAACCTATAAAAATAGCTCTAAATTCATTCACTCCAGTACCGCAAACTTCAGCTCCGCAGATAAGCGAACAAGTGATGATACCAGAGCCAACACCTCCAGCTCCACCAAAACCAGAACCTAAGCCTGAACCAAAGGTCGAGCCAAAGCCACTACCAAAACCAGAGCCAAAAAAGATAGAAAAGCCAAAGCCTGAGCCAAAAAAAGTGGAAAAAAAGCCGCTGCCAAAGCCTGAGCCAAAAAAAGTAGAGCCTAAAGAGCTTAAAGAGGTCACTAAACTGCAAAAAGAGCTACTAAACAACAAAAGCGTCGCGGATCTAGAAGCGACCGCTAGTGGTAGTACCGCCACTCCAGCACCTGCTGTAAATTCAAATTTACCAGCAAATAACAAGTCTATCGCCTCAGCTCCAGCTCAAAAAGTAGCGCAAGAGTTAAATTTATCAAATGCACAAAGTGATGAGGACTTTAGCAAGGTTATAGCAGCTGTGAAAAAGCATAAAAACTACCCAAATAACGCTAGAAGGATGAAGCATCAAGGCGTTGTTGAAGTTAGATTTTTGCTTAAAACAGACGGCAGCATAGATGAGCTAAAGGTTACTAAAAGTTCAGGCTTTGAGTCGCTTGACAATGGTGCTTTAGAAAATGTCAAAAAAGCAAGCTCTGAGTTTCCAAAGCCAAAAGAAGCTCGATATCTTCGCTTTCCTATAGCATTTACATTAAGATAG
- the exbD gene encoding TonB system transport protein ExbD, translating to MRLNKKDGLNIVPFIDIMLVLLAIVLSISTFIAQGKIAVDLPSANSTEQIKEDEKKVSVVIDKDNKFFIDDAEISEDELKDKLNAIDTKTLVQLKSDKNAKFESFVKVIDILKEKGHENFAIQTVSE from the coding sequence ATGCGTCTAAATAAAAAAGATGGGTTAAATATCGTCCCATTTATCGATATCATGCTCGTTTTGCTAGCCATCGTGCTAAGCATCTCGACCTTCATTGCTCAGGGTAAGATAGCAGTTGATCTACCAAGTGCAAACAGCACCGAGCAGATAAAAGAGGACGAGAAAAAAGTGAGTGTCGTTATCGATAAAGATAATAAATTTTTTATAGATGACGCGGAAATTTCGGAAGATGAGCTGAAAGATAAGCTAAATGCCATTGATACTAAGACTTTAGTGCAGCTAAAAAGCGACAAAAACGCTAAATTTGAGAGCTTTGTGAAGGTCATAGATATATTAAAAGAAAAGGGACACGAAAACTTTGCAATCCAAACAGTCTCTGAGTAA
- a CDS encoding sensor histidine kinase, translating into MHKSFKIQIIATFVIMSLFCFQSFVILNLSQKDSSSKALFGAMKHETIIKNSFLKNENIASSLKYKFAIYDVNFKPIISTLVKEPSNFKFVTLEENGCLFYKSFFIKDKTPYYIVVEKELDNKKSLFLTAIMLLVILVAVLFIVYFLYLSSVKPYKEFQKYMNNFFNDAMHELKTPLGVAGMNLEMLGLENKYITRIKNALKQMQITYEDVEYFIKRGYIKFPNERLNLGEYVKERVKFLSSVADVKHIVVKTNLASEAFTMLSKVEAQRIIDNTITNAIKYSPKESEIIVNLELEDERINLSVQDFGKGIKDVKRVWKRYVREDEIQGGFGLGLNIVSEICQKHDIIYGVDSVYNEGSTFYYKFKRA; encoded by the coding sequence ATGCACAAGAGCTTTAAGATCCAGATCATAGCGACATTTGTCATAATGTCGCTTTTTTGCTTTCAAAGCTTTGTGATCTTAAATTTAAGCCAAAAAGACAGCAGCTCAAAAGCCCTTTTTGGTGCTATGAAGCATGAAACTATCATCAAAAATTCATTTCTCAAAAACGAAAACATAGCTAGCTCATTAAAATATAAATTTGCTATCTACGATGTAAATTTTAAACCCATCATCTCAACCCTCGTAAAAGAACCAAGTAACTTTAAATTTGTAACTCTTGAAGAGAACGGCTGTCTCTTTTACAAGAGCTTTTTTATAAAAGATAAGACCCCTTATTACATAGTCGTTGAAAAGGAGCTTGATAATAAAAAGAGCCTCTTTTTAACAGCTATCATGCTGCTTGTCATCCTTGTGGCAGTGCTTTTTATCGTCTATTTTTTATATCTAAGCAGCGTTAAGCCTTACAAAGAGTTTCAAAAGTATATGAACAACTTTTTTAACGACGCCATGCACGAGCTAAAGACGCCCCTTGGCGTAGCTGGCATGAACCTTGAGATGCTTGGACTTGAAAACAAGTATATAACCCGCATCAAAAACGCCCTAAAACAGATGCAAATAACCTATGAAGATGTCGAGTACTTCATAAAACGAGGCTACATCAAATTTCCAAATGAACGGCTAAATTTAGGCGAATACGTTAAAGAGCGAGTGAAATTTCTCTCAAGCGTGGCTGATGTCAAGCACATCGTGGTAAAGACAAATTTAGCAAGCGAGGCATTTACTATGCTAAGCAAGGTCGAGGCTCAGCGCATCATCGATAACACTATCACAAACGCCATAAAATACAGCCCAAAAGAGAGCGAGATAATAGTAAATTTAGAGCTTGAAGATGAGCGCATAAATCTTAGCGTGCAGGACTTTGGCAAGGGGATAAAGGACGTCAAAAGGGTCTGGAAGCGCTACGTCAGAGAGGATGAAATTCAAGGCGGTTTTGGTCTTGGGCTAAATATCGTCAGCGAAATTTGCCAAAAACATGACATCATATACGGCGTCGATAGCGTTTATAATGAAGGCAGCACCTTTTACTATAAATTTAAACGAGCTTAG
- the nrfD gene encoding NrfD/PsrC family molybdoenzyme membrane anchor subunit, giving the protein MNSMSGSLAQYTEIYWGWPIAFYLFLAGLSAGASIVAVLISNKFGKDNCYFKAAALIAPVAIIFGLALLVVDLGKPLSFYWILLLYNFDSVMSIGVALLLVYTPLSVIYAVGAFKNEIASLKISICDVVANIAEKLSGLIGILLFILGIGVGAYTGFLLSAAHKVALWNTPVLPVLFLVSGLSCAGAFTLLIGVLKDKEKKHNDAAHYLLKFDFFAIIVEFLLIVALFVLVSNASASGANTVANALSANSLGLMFYVGVIGFGMALPIILDLSVLKAHDFKREIAVLNAIFVICGVFLLRCYIVYAGKIFI; this is encoded by the coding sequence ATGAATAGCATGTCAGGAAGTCTAGCTCAATATACAGAAATTTACTGGGGCTGGCCAATAGCATTTTATCTATTTTTAGCAGGACTTAGTGCAGGTGCTAGCATCGTTGCTGTGCTTATCTCAAATAAATTTGGCAAGGATAACTGCTACTTTAAAGCAGCCGCTCTTATCGCTCCAGTGGCGATCATCTTTGGTCTTGCGCTTTTGGTAGTTGACCTTGGTAAGCCGCTAAGCTTTTACTGGATCTTGTTGCTTTACAACTTTGACTCAGTTATGTCAATAGGTGTTGCGCTACTTCTAGTTTATACGCCTCTTAGCGTTATCTACGCAGTTGGCGCGTTTAAAAATGAGATCGCGTCGCTTAAAATTTCTATCTGCGACGTGGTTGCAAATATAGCTGAAAAACTTTCAGGTTTAATAGGAATTTTACTTTTCATCCTTGGCATTGGCGTTGGCGCATATACGGGCTTTTTGCTAAGTGCAGCTCACAAGGTCGCACTTTGGAACACACCAGTTCTACCAGTATTATTCTTAGTCTCTGGTTTAAGCTGTGCTGGTGCATTTACGCTACTAATCGGCGTGCTAAAAGACAAAGAGAAAAAGCACAACGATGCTGCACACTATTTATTAAAATTTGACTTTTTTGCGATAATAGTTGAGTTTTTACTTATAGTTGCTCTTTTTGTGCTTGTTTCAAATGCAAGTGCAAGCGGCGCAAACACAGTTGCAAACGCATTGAGCGCAAATTCTCTTGGCTTGATGTTTTATGTAGGTGTTATTGGTTTTGGTATGGCGTTGCCTATCATTTTAGACTTAAGCGTTTTAAAAGCGCATGATTTCAAACGTGAGATCGCAGTTCTAAACGCTATTTTTGTTATCTGCGGCGTCTTTTTATTAAGATGTTACATAGTTTACGCAGGTAAAATTTTTATTTAA
- a CDS encoding response regulator transcription factor has protein sequence MKILLLEDDLGFQESVCEFLQTLGYEVTAVSDGQEACDLIEKNFYHLFILDIKVPGVNGHEVIKYIRSLNPNAPIMITTSLVDIDDMAIGYELGCNEYLKKPFELAELKFRVAELMRKYYGTDDKNIVKINKEFSFNLNKRVLLKNGKMVDLSAKEVALVECLVSHLNSYVSMEELRDLVWNDKEIEGADIRMHVLKIRNKTNNNFIISKRRIGYKIDAQEL, from the coding sequence TTGAAGATTTTGCTTTTAGAAGATGATTTGGGGTTTCAAGAGAGCGTCTGTGAGTTTTTGCAGACGCTTGGTTATGAAGTTACAGCGGTGAGCGACGGTCAAGAGGCTTGTGATCTGATAGAGAAAAATTTCTATCACCTTTTTATACTTGACATAAAAGTGCCTGGAGTAAATGGTCACGAAGTTATCAAGTATATAAGAAGTCTAAATCCAAACGCTCCTATCATGATAACGACATCTTTAGTTGATATTGATGATATGGCGATTGGCTACGAACTTGGCTGTAATGAGTATCTAAAAAAGCCATTTGAGCTAGCTGAGCTTAAATTTAGAGTTGCTGAGCTTATGCGAAAGTACTATGGCACCGATGATAAGAACATAGTTAAGATAAACAAAGAGTTTAGCTTTAACCTAAACAAGCGTGTGTTACTTAAAAACGGCAAGATGGTTGATCTTAGCGCAAAAGAGGTCGCTTTGGTCGAGTGTTTGGTCTCACATCTAAATTCTTACGTCAGCATGGAGGAGCTTAGAGATCTTGTCTGGAACGACAAAGAGATCGAGGGCGCTGATATAAGGATGCACGTTTTAAAGATAAGAAACAAGACAAACAATAACTTTATCATCTCAAAGAGGCGCATAGGCTACAAGATAGATGCACAAGAGCTTTAA